In the genome of Planctomyces sp. SH-PL62, the window CCTTCACGACCGGGAGCAGGTCGGCCGTGCCCGGCTTGACGGTCAGGCCGAAGCGCCGCGAGGTGAGGCCCCCGCCGGGAGCCGGGTCGGCTTCGGGCGCGGGGGAGGGGAGCGGGGTCGGCCGGGGCGACGGCTCGGGCGCGCCGAGGGAGACTTCGACGGGGATGTTTTTCCCGGTCCGGCTGTCGCGGACGGTCACCGTGAGCGTCGCGCCGGCCTTGTCGACGGCTTCCTGGAGCCTGGCCTCGTCGGTCAGGGCCGCGCCGCCGGCCTCGACGAGCACGTCGCCCACTTCGAATCCGGCCTTCCGAGCGGGTCCGTCCTGCCGAACCTCCGTGACCTTCAGGCCCAGGCGGACCGGCTCGACCTCGATGCCCAGCGATCGCTTCGGGGGCGTCGGGACGGGAGAGTTCGGCGAGGGCGCGGGCCGGCGCGGGGGGCCTTGCTTGATGATGCCGGTCACGTCGACCGGCACCGCGGCCTGCTCGTTGGTGCGGACGTTGAGCACCGCGAGTTCGGCCGTCGCCGGGCCCTGGGAGAGCAGGTCGGCGAACTGCTGGAGGCTGGCGAAGCCCGACTTGTTCACGCCGATGATCACGTCCCCCTTCTCGAAACCCGCCTTCTGGGCCGGGGTGTCGGGGAGGACGTCGGTGATCTTCAGAACCAACCGGCCGCTGGCCTCCACCGGGTCGGCCTTCACGCCGAAGTCCCCGAGGATCGTCTTGCCCGAGGCGGACGAGGCGCCCGACGACGGACCCGGCGTCGGGGAGGGGGCGGGCCGCGCGGCGACGTCCGGCTCGGCCGCCAGATCGAACCAGTCGGAGGAGGCACCCTGCCAGCCGCCGCCGGGGCGGGGGGCGAGGTAGGCGCGGATCGCGGACCCCACGGGAGGGATCGGCCGGTCGCCTCGGGGGACGTGGACGTAGACCGGGTCGCCGGGCGCGGGGATCGGCGGCCGGCGGACGTCGGCCGGGGCTCGGCCCAGTTCCGTGCGGGCGACGTCGATCTGCACCAGGGCGTCGGCCTGCTCCGGCCGGGCGCTGCGGAAGACGTCGCGCACCGCGCCGTCGACGATCACGGCGGCGGCTTCCTTCGATCGCGGGGCGTCCTGGGCCCGGATCGGCCCGGTCGTCGCCAGGACCAGCGTCGCGACGGCGCACAAGCATGAGCGTTTCATCACGTCTCCTCCCGAATGTTCGGCCTGGCGACCGGGGCCCCGGCCCTCGATCGCCGTGATTGTACCCCGAGCCGAGACCGCAAAGGAGACGCCGTCGGGGTCAGAAGTCCATCCGGTTGAACGCCTTGATCCCGATCCGAAGCGGGATGATGGTGGCCGCCGCGCCGACGATCAGGCTGGCGACCACGGCCGTCGTGAGCCAGAACCGGAGCCCCCCGCGCGAGAGGATGTAGCGGGCCGACTCGGGGTTGTCCTGGCCGACGAAGTAGAGGTGGCACGGCACGGCGAGGGCCGTGACGATCGTGAAGATGAAGACCAGGCTCACCAGCAGGTTGAACGTCCCGCCGAACCCGGCGGCGATCTTCGACGGGTCGCTCTCCCGCAGGTTGGGCAGCCGCGCGCCCAGCCCCACGCTGATCCCCGAGAGCCCCAGGCAGAGGACCGCGATCATCCCGACGTGCAGCAGGATCATCCAGGGGTTCATCTGGAGCATCAAGTCGGAGAGGATCACCAGGAACTCGGTCGAGATCAGCGAGATCCCCGCCGAGAACGCGAACTTGCCCCAGAGGATCTGGTCGCGTCGCAGGGGGAGCAGGCCCAGGACCCAGAAGTTCCGCCCCTCCAGCGAGAGCAGCGGGAAGATGAACCGGCTGGTGAACGTGGAGAGGATCAGGGCCGTCACCGACAGGTTCAGGAAGCTGACGAGGTTCCGCCAGTACGGGCTCTGCGCCCCGTATCCCAGCCGGGGGATGTTCAGGAAGTAGAACGCCAGGAGCCCGAAGAAGATCACGAACTGCGACCACTGCGTCGGGTCGCGGAGGAAGGTCCGCAGGTCCTTGAGGATCAGGAGCCGGATCGGGTGGGGGAGGTAGAAGAAGAGGCGGTGGAAGGCGGCGTCCATGAACTGGAAGCCCACCCGCTTCCGCTTCGACCGCCCCCCCTGGACCCGGCTGTAGCCGCGTCGATAGAGGTCGCGCGCCAGCACGGCGGCGGTCAGATACCCGAGTCCGGCGTGGGAGGAGAGGATCATCAGGTAGTACGCGGCGCCCGGCCAGTCCCCCTTCGCCGAGGCGAGCAGCCCGGCGGACATCCATCGGCTGGGCCAGAGCGGGTGCTGGCAGAACGCCAGGCGGTTCAGCACCCCTCCGAGCCAGTCGCCGCTGAGCGCCTCGCCGGGCGTCGTCCAGAGCCGGTAGCCGACGTAGAAGAGGCCCGCCGCCGCGCCGAGCGTCGCCAGGGCGAGGATCGTCCGCTCGCGCCTCGGGAAGACGTTCGCCACGAGGATCGCCACGATCGCCCCCAGGCTCGCCGGGATCATCACGAACGCCAGCAGGAAGATCAGGAACAGCGGGTAGTAGGCCCAGGGCGCGCCCGCATCGCCGCCGGCCGGCTTGATCGTCAGCCCGTAGGCGACCAGAAGGGGGCTCCCCAGCAGGAAGAACCCCCACGAGGAGAACCCCACGGCCTCGGCGAACTTGTGGGCGAAGATCCGGTCGGTCGAGGCCGGCGTGGTCAGCAGATAGGCCGCCTCGCGCGAGTGGAAAAGCGCCGCGTAGACGATGATTCCGGTCGAGAACAGGAGCATCGCCAGGAGCGACAGGAAGAACATGCTGAACAGGTATTCGATGAGCGTGTTCGCCAGGTCGATGAACGACGCGATGAACTGGAAGCTCCCGAGGAAGAGCAGGAACAGCCCCGCCCAGAAGACCGCGCTGCAGAACACGATCATCGACATCCGCAGGCGGGCGTCCGCGACCAGGACTCCCGTCGCGTTGCGCAACAGCCGCCATCGCAGCCAGCGCAGGGCGCGGGCCGTGCGATCGGCCGAGGGGCGGGGGGCGTCGATTGCGGCGGCCGGCGATTCCGGCAGGGCGAGGCTCATTTCGGCGTCTCCAGGCGGGCCCGGGCGACGGGGCTGATCGCCCGGTGGACGCCGTCGCCGGTCAGCTTGAGGAACAGGTCCTCCAGGCTGCCGTCATGTTGGGCCTGCTTGCGAAGCTCGTCGAGCGAGCCGACCGCGAGCATCCGGCCGTGGTCGACGATGCCGATGGTGTCGGCCAGCTCCTCGGCGATCGCCAGGAGGTGGATCGACATCAGCACGGCCGCTCCGGCCCTCGCCTGCGCCACGAACATGTTCTTGACGATCCGGGCGCTGCGGGGGTCGAGCCCGACCAGGGGCTCGTCGACCACCAGGACTCGGGGCTCGTGCACCAGGGCCGAGGCGAAGACCACCCGCTGCTTCATCCCCTGCGAGTAGTTCTCGCAAAGCTCGTCGATGAAGTCGGCCATCTCGAAAGTGTCGATCATCTCGTCGATCCGGGCCGTGCCGGCCTCCCGGTCGACGCCGTACATCTCGACCACGAACCGGAGGAACTCGCGGCCGGTCAGCTTGTCGTAAAGGTAGGGCTGGTCCGGGACGTAGCCGAGCTGCCGGCGGGCCTCCGCCGACGACGCGGGAAAGCCGCCGACCGTCACCGTGCCGCCGCTGGGGGCGAGGAGGCCGCAGATCATCTTGATCGTGGTGGTCTTGCCGGCCCCGTTGGGGCCGAGGAACGCGAACAGCTCCCCCGGCCGGACGGTCAGGTCCAGGTGGTCGACGGCGCGCTTCGCGCCGAACGACTTGCTCACGCCGCGAAGCTCGATCATTGCTCCCCCTTCCGGTCGGCTTCGGCGGCCGTCTTCGTCGACTTGTCCGGCAGCCGTTCCAGGATCATCTCGACGAACGGCAGCGGCACCTGCTGACGGAGGATCGCCCCGTCCAGCCGCACCCAGGTCTTGGTGGTGATCGGCCCCGCGTGCTGCTCGACTTCGAACGCGCTGACGGCCTCGCCGTTCCAGACGATCAGGGTCCGCCGCTTGACCTCCACGCGGGCCGTCTCGACCATCCCGGACAGGGGGTTGACGACCTGCACATCCCACCTCTGGCCGACGTTCAGCCCGGGCAGGCGGTCGAGCGGGCGGAGGGCGTCGTAAACCACGCTCCGCGACTCGTACGGGTAGGTCTTGTGGAGGTTGAACACCGAGGCGATCCCCCGCGCCCTGACGTCCATCACGCCGCCGCTGACCTTCCCCTCGACCTTGAACAGGTCGGCCCCCTCGTCGGCGCCCCTGACCTTCATGATGAACCACTTAAGGTCGCCCCGGCTGTCGACCCGGTAGTCGCCGTCGATGGTCAGCCGTACGCTCGGGCTGTTCGCCAGCGGGGTCCGCTTGAGCAGTTCGCCGGCGTCGAATTCGACCGTGCTGGTCATTTCGTACCCGCCGGAGGGGAGCCGCTTCGTCTCGGTCCGGGCCTCGCCGACGTTCCGGCGGGCTTCGGGGTTCCGAGGGTCGTCGAGCACGTCGATCGACCACGACGCCGGGCCCGCGTCGTCTCCGGCCGCCGAGACGATCGACCTCAGGTCGGGGGGATAGCCGAGGCTCAGCTCCGGCAGGACCTCCCACTTGAGCAGGAAGAACGCCGCGATCGACCAGTAGACCAGGATGGCTACCGAGACCAGCCGTGGGGGCATGGCGTTCGTCCCCTAATAACATGGTGAAGAGAGAAACTCTCTGTCCATGCTAGGCGCGAAGGGCCGGGGAGGACAGGGGAAAGCGTCCTCCCCGGCCGAGATTCCGACGCCTGTCGGACGCGCCGGGCCGTCTCCACCCGGGAAGCCCCTCGATGGCGCGCCGGAGGAGCCGCCGCGCGTCGCGGGGGACTCCAGACGGATCGAGGATGTTCCCGATCGATCGACGCCGACGGACCGGCGCGTTCCTCGACTCGGTCGAGGCGCCCGGCGTGGAGCGATCAGCCCCCGGGCGCGAAGGCGCGGGTGCGTCGGCGAGGGTCGAAGGGCGGGCCGAGGCTCAGGCGGGAGCGGACCGGCTGAAGGCCTTCACTTTCGCCTTCGCCGGGACCTTCACCGTGAGGGACTCGACTTTCGGCGAGCCTTCGGCGAGCAATTCGGCGGGGGCGGGCGCTTCCGGCTTGACCTTCGGTCGAGGGGGGTCCGACTGCCGGACGGCGCATTGGGGGTGGATGCCTGCCTGCGAGTAGACCGCCTTGTGGCAGACCGGGCACTGGGCCCGTCCCGAAACGGAGGTGGGAGGAGTGTGATAGTGCCTTGTCGACATGGTGCCTCCTCAGAGGGGTAAGGCGACTCCGGGAGGACCATCAGGATCAGGCCGCCCGGACGGGCGTCAGGCGCTTCGAGCCGCCGAAAGTCGGGGCCGAGAGCCAAGACGCGATCGAGCCCCGGCGCATGCGGAGGCGATGAGGAGCCTCAGGGGCTCCCGGTTGATTACCAGGCGAGGCGGCCTCGCTGGTCTCGGCGATGCGAATCGAATCGCCGTGCATGTCATGGGGCTCCTCGCCCGGTTGCAATGGGGCGAGGGCGAAGATGAGGCTCTCGCCGACGGCGAAAAAGCTCTCCGAGGATGTCGGGACCATCGCCCTGCGGCTCCGGTCCCGCTCTCGCATTCGATATCGTCCGGCTTCCGCCGGATCGCTGTCATCGAGAGGCCTTCCTGTGCGAGGGCCGGGTTCGATGCACGGGGCCCCGATCCCCGGCTCGCGGGACGTCCCCTATGGAGGGGGGACTCTCCCGGCTCGAACGCGGATCGTCCGGACGAATCCGGAGAAAGGCCGCATTCCAGCGCCCATCGATCAGCTCGTCGATGGGAACGCTGGAAAGGAGGACTTCATCGACGGGGCGGGAGGGGCTGAGGTTGCAAACCCTTCCGCGCCCATCGATCAGGCTGATCAATAGCGGCGACCGCCGCCACCGCCACCGTAGCCGCCGCCGCCACCGCCGTAGCCGCCGCCGCCACCACCACCGTAGCCGCCGCCGCCGCCGGTGCGGGGCTCACGGGGCTTGGCTTCGTTGACGGTCAGGTTGCGGCCGTCGTAGTTGTGACCGTTCAGGGCCTGGATGGCCGCCTGGGCTTCGGCGTCCGAGCCCATCTCGACGAAGCCGAAGCCCTTCGAGCGGTTAGTGTCCCGATCGACGACCACCTGGGCGCTCTGCACGGTCCCGTAGGGCGTGAACAGCTCCTCCAGATCGGTGGAGGTGATGTTGTAGGTCAGATTCCCAACGTAAAGCTTTCTGGACAAGATCAGCTCCGAGGCGAAAGATTCGACCCGCATGGTGCTCCCCGGGTCGAGAAGGAAGGTGGGCCCTAGATGGGCCCCGGTGGGCCCCAGGTGGGCCCGAAAGGCTGGAAAAGGCGAGAGATGGGCGATGAGGCCTCGGGGAGTGCCAGCGGCGCCGCTCGGTCGACAGACCAACCGAGTGAAGCATAACAGAAGCTGGAAACGATGAATAGGAAAAACGAGATTTTTTTCAACATCCGTCCAAACGCGTGAAATGGCCCGCGTCGACGCCCCCTCGCGTAGAATGTCCTCGCCCGGATCTCCTGCGGGTTCGAGGGCGACCGCGGCCGAGATCCGGCGACGCTGAACCGGAAGGGCTGGAGCGACATGACCCGGACCGATGAGAATCTCGTCAAGCTGTTCGTCCGCCTGCGGGAAGAACTCCGGGACGTCCCCGCGGTGGGCCTCGCCTTGAAGGCGCAGGGGGGCGACGTCACGCTGAGGGTCCGGAGCGAGGAGACGGCCGGAGATGAGCGTTCCCCGTTCTTCGCCCTGGTCGTCGGCGCCGCCGAGCGCGACGGCGCCTATCGGATCTCCTACCGGCCCAGCGGCACGCCGCTGGCGGAACCCGGCGTGACGATCGTCGCCGCGGACTCCGCCGACGAGCTGTTCGGGCTTGTTTGGGATCGCGTCGACGCGGAGCGGCGGCGGATCGACGCTCATCGCGGCGGGGCCTGAAGCCGATCCAGCACGGCCAGGGCGTCGCTCGTCGCCGCGCCTTCGGCCGTGTTGTCGAAGATGCACCAGACGGGCCCGTCGCCGGCCTCGGCGGCGAGCCGATCCGCCAGGGCGTCGCGATCGGAGTCGGGATACGCCGAATGGTACATCACCGGCGACCCGTGCAGGCGGTGGTAGATCAAGCCTCGCCAGCCGCCGGGCTCCGCCGCCCGGGGGACGACGGCGGGATCGGCCGCGACGCGGGCGGCCTCGTGATCGGCGAGCAGCCGGTCCGCTTCGGGCTCGAACCAGCTTCGGTGTCGGGGCTCCCAGGCGACGCCCCCGTCGTACCGCCGCCTCAGCGCCTCCAGAAACGCGGCGGCGACCCCGCGGTCGAAGGCCAGGCTCGGGGGGAGTTGCACCAGGAGCGGGCCTCGCTTCGCCCCCAGCTGGGCGGTCTCGTCGAGGAAGCGGTCGAGCGGCTCGCCCGCGCCGACGAGGCGGCGATCATGGGTGATCTCCCGGGGGACCTTGATCGAGAACGAGAAGCCGGCCGGCGTCTCCGCCGCCCATCGGGCGTACGTGGACGGCCGATGGGGGCGGTAGAACGACGAGTTGATCTCGACGGCCGGGAACCTCCGCGCGTAGCGCTCCAGATGGCTCCCCTCCTCGGGGAAGCTCCCGGCGTGCTCCTTGGGGATGGACCAGCCGGCGCACCCGATGCGCGCGTCGAGGCGGGGGGGGCGACCCATCCCGGGCTCCTTCGAAGGTGAGACCGCGAGCGACGCCGAATGGACGGGCGTCCGGCCGTCGCGTCGCCGATCGTCTCAAAGCAAGGGGCGTGCCGACCCGACCCGCTCCGACGTTTTCGATCACGGGACCCGGGAAGGAACGCCGACTGCTCCCGCGTCGCCGCGATCGAGACTCGCCCTCGCCGTCCGGACCTCCTGGTATAATCGAGCGGTCCCGGGTCATCCCAGACAGGAGACGCATCCGATGGAACGTCGAGGCTTTCTCAAGGGCACGTCCGCCGCCGGTCTTCTGGCCCTGCTCGATCCCGCGTACGTGCGGGCCAGGGAGGCCTTCCAGGCCGGCTCGCCGCCTTCCCAGCTCGTGCCGAAGCGGCCTTACGGCAGGGCGAAGGACTCGATCTCGATGATCGGCTTCGGCGGCATCATCGTCATGGACGTGACGCCCGAGCAGGCCTCGCGATACGTCGGCGAGGCCGTGGATCGAGGCGTCAACTACTTCGACGTGGCCCCTTCCTACGGCAACGCCCAGGAGCGGCTCGGACCGGCCCTCAAGCCCCATCGCGACGGCTGCTTCCTCGCCTGCAAGACGACCGAGCGGGAGGCGGCCGGGGCTCGCGGGGAGTTGGAGGAGTCGTTGCGGGTCCTGCAGACCGATCGGCTCGACCTCTATCAGCTCCATGCGCTGACGAGCCTGGAGGACGTCGACCGGGCCTTCGCGCCGGGAGGGGCGATGGAGGTTTTCCTGAAGGCCAGGGAGCGCGGCCAAGTCCGCTACCTCGGCTTCTCGGCCCACAGCGAGGAGGCGGCCCATGCGGCGATGGATCGCCATGATTTCGACTCGATCCTGTTTCCCCTGGGCTTCCCGACCTGGATCAAGGAGGGGTTCGGTCCCTCGGTCCACAAGCGCGCCCAGGAAGGTGGGAAGGCGATCCTGGCCCTCAAGGCGATGGCCCACCGGAAATGGACGGTCCAGCCGGAGGATCGCAAGTGGAACAAGACCTGGTACGAGCCTTTCGATCAGCTCGATCAGGTGTCGCTGGGGCTGCGGTTCACCAACGATCTGCCGGTCCACGCCATGATCCCGCCGGGACACTGGGACCTCTTCAAGATGGCGGTCGAGCTGGCCCAGGCGGGGGCGCTGACGCCCCTCAACGACGCCGAGCGCGAGATCGTCGCCGCGATCGCCCAGGACGGCGAGCCGATCTTCGAGAAGAAGGCCTGACGCGGTTCAACCGGGCCGATCGCGCTAGCGCTTTCCCCTTCGGATCGCGTGGAGCGTCTCGTCCAGCTTGGAGAGGAAGCGGGACCGATCGACCTTGGAGAAGGCCGACGGCCCGCCGCCGAACTCGCCCGACTGCCTCAGCATATCGTGCAGGGCGCGGGTGGCGAGCGCCTCGCCGATGGCGTCCTCGGTGAAGGCGTATCCCTTCGGGTTCAGCACTCGCGCGTCGGCCTTCAGGCAGCGCTCCGCCAGGGGGATGTCCGAGGTGATCGCGACGTCCCCAACGCCGACGCGATCGGCGATCCAGTCGTCGGCCGCGTCGAATCCGCCCCGGACCACGACCAGCTCGATCAGCGCGTCCCTGGGCGTGAACAGCAGCGAGTTCGAGACCACGAAGACCTTGGCCTCGTGGCGTCGGGCGACCCGGTAGATCTCATCCTTGACCGGGCAGGCGTCGGCATCGACGTAGATTGGCATCGGCTGGGCGTCCCGACGTGGCGTGAGAGGGCGATCGGCATGGCTGGGGGCCGTTGGACGACCCCTCCCATTCTACGAGGAAAGTCCAGCCAGATCGGCCGGAAGACCTCGCCGCCAGCCTGCATTTCCGCGAGACCGACGCAGGTTGACTGCGCCATAATGGACTGCCGACCGGCGACACGGGAGGGCGAACCGGCCCTCGTGTGGACCTGGGACGGCAACGACGAGATGGACCCGGCGCAGGGCCGAGGCCGGACCGTGGCGAGGGGCGACGAACTCCACGGGTTGATCGTCTTCCACGGCGGCGACGAGTCGGAATTCCGGGCGATCAGGAAGGGCCGTTGAGCCGAGGCGGAAACGACCGAAGATCGAGGCCGTTCAAGCTCGGCGGATGATCCATGAACAAGACGGAGGCGAACGAGCAAGGCATGGACAGCCAAACTTACCAACCAGGCCCGACACCGGACAGCGTACGGGCCGCCGATGGGAAGGTCGTGGCCATACCGGAGGGCTGGGCGCTGCTCCCTCCGGGGGATGCCGGGCTGACTCGTCGGGTGAAGGCCGCCGGGGATCATTGGATCGTCCAGGAGAAGGTGGGGCGCAGGACGTTCTCCAGGGGCGTGTGGGCGGCGGCGGAGAGCATCGAGCGGATTCGGGCCGAACTCGAAGCCGAGCGATCCACCGAGGGCTACGCCAGGAAGAGGGAGGCCGCCTCTCGGCGGCGAGAGCAGGCGCAGGCCGAGTACGTCGAGGACTTCCACGGGGCCGTGGTGGCGTTCCTCGGCTTCCACGCCGATCACGCCGGGCTCGCCGATCGCCTCGCTCGGGCCGTCGCCGACCACGCCACGCCGGTGGGAAGCGGGACCGTGGCCCGGACCGAACGCATCCCGATCGAGCGGCGGGCCGAGGCCGCCGTGATCGCCTGGATGCGGCACCAGACCACCGGCTACGACGGCATGACGATCCCCAGGGTCAAGGGGAAACGGCGGGAGGTCCGTCGGCTGCTGGCCCGGCGGTCGCAGGAGCTGTTGCAGCGCTATCGCAGCGGCGAGCCGGTCGTGGATGAATGCCCGCTAGAGAGGGCGTTGGCGGACGGCGTCCGAGGCGGGACGACCGAGGGAGGAACCGAAGAGGCGACATCAGCCTGAGGCTATCCACTCGCCTTTCAGGATGCACCCCCTCGACCCGCACTGGACGCTTCCCAGCCGCCTGGAGGAAAGCCCGACGGCCCAGATGATCCAGATCAGCGGATTCATCACCGACCCAGGATTTTGAAGCGGGAGGCACCGCGGAAAGGGCCGACCCACCTGAAAAGGAAGCGTCGAGGCGGAGCTGCGCGATCCGAATGGGTGACGCGCAGGGCTCCGCGACGCGCGGATTTCTCGGCCCGAGGGGCCGATCAGGGGCGATCCGAGAGGGTGGCGAAGATGCCCTGCATGAAGGCGGGGAGGTCTTCGGGCGTGCGGCTGGTGACGAGGTTGCCGTCGCGGACGCAGGCGCCGTCCTGCCAGACGCCGCCGGCGTTCTCGACGTCGTCGCGGATGGCGAAGAAGCCGGTGATGTTGCGACCCTTGATGCAACGGGCCGAGCAGAGCATCCAGGGGCCGTGGCAGATGGCCGCGACGACCTTGCCGAGGCTGGCGGCGCGGGCGACCAGCTCGACCATCGCCGGGGTGCGCCGCATGTGGTCGGGCGAGTAGCCGCCGGGGATCACCACCAGGTCGAAGTCTTCCGCCTTGACGTCGGCGGCGGCCACGTCGGACTTGGCGGGGTAGCCATGCTTCGAGGCGTAGGTCTCGCCGGCCCTGGGGCCGACGATCTTGACGTCGCAGCCGGCCTCGCGGAGCCGATAGACGGGGTACCAGAGTTCCAGGTCCTCGTAGAACTTCTCGACCAGGACCGCGGCCGATTTGCCGCTCAGATTGCTCATGGGGGTTCCTTCGCTGGGGTGGTTGTGCGGGTTTGATACGGGTGTGCGGCCTGGGGCGAGCGTCAGCCGCGGGCGGACGTGGCGCGGTCCGCGGAGGCGTGCTCGACCATGGAGCGCTTGATGGCCTCTTCGAAGCCGAAGGGAGGCTGGTAGCCCAGCAGTTTGCGGGCCTTGTCGATCGAGAAGTCGAGGTTGAGGCCCAGGAACTTGTATCGGGCCTTGTTGATGATCGGCGCGTCCTTGCGGCCGCGGAGCCGGGCGCCCCCCTCGACGATGGTGGCCAGGAACTTGGCCAGCTTCAGGGGGATCTTCCGCGAAGGGGCGGGGAGCCCGGCCAGCTCGGCGACGCGGCCGATGAACCGGCGCTTGCTGACGGCCTCGCCGTCGGTGAGGTTGAAGACCTCGCCCACGGCCCCGGGGGCCTCGGCGGCCAGGAAGATCCCGTGCACGAGATTCTTGGCGTAGATGCAGTTCAGGGCCTGCTCGCCCGAGCCGAAGTAGGCGAAGGTCCCCCGCCGGAGGTTGGTGAGGAGCTTGGGGAGGACGGTGCGGTCGCGCTCGCCGTAGATGAATCCGGGGCGGACGACGACGATCGGCAGGCCCTTCTCCTTGCCGTACCGGAGGGCCAGGGCCTCGGCTTCGGTCTTGGAGCGGGTGTAGGCGTCGAGGGAGTCGGCGGCGGGGGGGTGGTCTCGTCGGTGCCGTGGTGGTCGCGGCCCTCGTAGACGCCGAGCGAGCTGACGTGGACGAATCGCTCGACCTTGGCGGCGACGGCGGCGTCGAGGAGGAGGCGGAGGGCGTCGACGTTGAGCCGGCGGAACTCGGCGAGGGTCCCCCAGTCGCCGACCTTGGCGGCGCAGTTGAAGATCCAGTCGGCGCCGGCCGCTCCCCGGGCGAGGGCGTCGGCGTCCTCGAGGTCGCCGACGACCTTCTCGACGCCCCACTCGTCCAGCTTTCGGACGTCGCTGGTGGGCCGGACTAGGGCGCGGACGCGGTGGCCCCGCTTGAGGGCCTCCTCGACCGCGTGGCCCCCCACGAGGCCGGTGGCGCCGGTCACGAAGATCGTCTTGGGACTGCTGCTCATGGCTCTCGGATCTCGACCGCGGGAGGGATGCCGCCGACGGTCCGGGCGCGGTCAGGCTGCCGGTCCGCTCGGTGCGGGAGGGTTCGACGTCGACCCTCTTCGATCCTACCCGATGGGACGCGGCGGTCAAACCGGCCTTCGCCGGGGCGGCCGCCCCGCGACGGAGTTAGGGGTGGCCTTGGGATCGTCGCTCGGTGTAGTCTGGAGGGTGTGGATCTCGTCGCCGCCGCCCCGCGGGCGGGGCTTTCCACTTCGAGTCGTGCGGGAATCGCGACGCGGCGCCGATCCGATCTGAGGAGCCGCGCCGACCGGGTCGGGATCGTGTAGACGGAAGGAATGGGTCGTCATGGCCGCCAGCCTCAAGCCGGAAGAGATCGAATCGTTTCGTCGCCTGCTGGTGGACCTGGACGACCGGCTTCGCGGCAACGTCGACCGCATGACCGACGAGGCCCTGCGGCGGAATCAGAACGAGGCGAGCACGAACCTCTCGAACGTCCCTCTGCACATGGCCGACGTGGGGACCGAGAACTACGACCAGGAGTTCACCCTCGGGCTGATCGAGAACGAGCAGGAGACGCTCAAGCTCATCGGCGAGGCCCTGGGTCGGGTCCGGGACGGCCACTACGGACGCTGCCTCGAGTGCGAGCAGCCCGTCGCCAGGGCCCGGCTGGAGGCCCTCCCTTACACCCGCTA includes:
- a CDS encoding PDZ domain-containing protein, which encodes MKRSCLCAVATLVLATTGPIRAQDAPRSKEAAAVIVDGAVRDVFRSARPEQADALVQIDVARTELGRAPADVRRPPIPAPGDPVYVHVPRGDRPIPPVGSAIRAYLAPRPGGGWQGASSDWFDLAAEPDVAARPAPSPTPGPSSGASSASGKTILGDFGVKADPVEASGRLVLKITDVLPDTPAQKAGFEKGDVIIGVNKSGFASLQQFADLLSQGPATAELAVLNVRTNEQAAVPVDVTGIIKQGPPRRPAPSPNSPVPTPPKRSLGIEVEPVRLGLKVTEVRQDGPARKAGFEVGDVLVEAGGAALTDEARLQEAVDKAGATLTVTVRDSRTGKNIPVEVSLGAPEPSPRPTPLPSPAPEADPAPGGGLTSRRFGLTVKPGTADLLPVVKVAAVAPGSPADRAGLQVGDAIVGVDDRVVFAPDLFEEALKGVSKTTFTLTVLDVKSGKKTPVKVDLQQR
- a CDS encoding putative ABC transporter permease subunit, whose amino-acid sequence is MSLALPESPAAAIDAPRPSADRTARALRWLRWRLLRNATGVLVADARLRMSMIVFCSAVFWAGLFLLFLGSFQFIASFIDLANTLIEYLFSMFFLSLLAMLLFSTGIIVYAALFHSREAAYLLTTPASTDRIFAHKFAEAVGFSSWGFFLLGSPLLVAYGLTIKPAGGDAGAPWAYYPLFLIFLLAFVMIPASLGAIVAILVANVFPRRERTILALATLGAAAGLFYVGYRLWTTPGEALSGDWLGGVLNRLAFCQHPLWPSRWMSAGLLASAKGDWPGAAYYLMILSSHAGLGYLTAAVLARDLYRRGYSRVQGGRSKRKRVGFQFMDAAFHRLFFYLPHPIRLLILKDLRTFLRDPTQWSQFVIFFGLLAFYFLNIPRLGYGAQSPYWRNLVSFLNLSVTALILSTFTSRFIFPLLSLEGRNFWVLGLLPLRRDQILWGKFAFSAGISLISTEFLVILSDLMLQMNPWMILLHVGMIAVLCLGLSGISVGLGARLPNLRESDPSKIAAGFGGTFNLLVSLVFIFTIVTALAVPCHLYFVGQDNPESARYILSRGGLRFWLTTAVVASLIVGAAATIIPLRIGIKAFNRMDF
- a CDS encoding ABC transporter ATP-binding protein — encoded protein: MIELRGVSKSFGAKRAVDHLDLTVRPGELFAFLGPNGAGKTTTIKMICGLLAPSGGTVTVGGFPASSAEARRQLGYVPDQPYLYDKLTGREFLRFVVEMYGVDREAGTARIDEMIDTFEMADFIDELCENYSQGMKQRVVFASALVHEPRVLVVDEPLVGLDPRSARIVKNMFVAQARAGAAVLMSIHLLAIAEELADTIGIVDHGRMLAVGSLDELRKQAQHDGSLEDLFLKLTGDGVHRAISPVARARLETPK
- a CDS encoding RNA recognition motif domain-containing protein — encoded protein: MSRKLYVGNLTYNITSTDLEELFTPYGTVQSAQVVVDRDTNRSKGFGFVEMGSDAEAQAAIQALNGHNYDGRNLTVNEAKPREPRTGGGGGYGGGGGGGYGGGGGGYGGGGGGRRY
- a CDS encoding DUF72 domain-containing protein, which produces MGRPPRLDARIGCAGWSIPKEHAGSFPEEGSHLERYARRFPAVEINSSFYRPHRPSTYARWAAETPAGFSFSIKVPREITHDRRLVGAGEPLDRFLDETAQLGAKRGPLLVQLPPSLAFDRGVAAAFLEALRRRYDGGVAWEPRHRSWFEPEADRLLADHEAARVAADPAVVPRAAEPGGWRGLIYHRLHGSPVMYHSAYPDSDRDALADRLAAEAGDGPVWCIFDNTAEGAATSDALAVLDRLQAPPR
- a CDS encoding aldo/keto reductase; this translates as MERRGFLKGTSAAGLLALLDPAYVRAREAFQAGSPPSQLVPKRPYGRAKDSISMIGFGGIIVMDVTPEQASRYVGEAVDRGVNYFDVAPSYGNAQERLGPALKPHRDGCFLACKTTEREAAGARGELEESLRVLQTDRLDLYQLHALTSLEDVDRAFAPGGAMEVFLKARERGQVRYLGFSAHSEEAAHAAMDRHDFDSILFPLGFPTWIKEGFGPSVHKRAQEGGKAILALKAMAHRKWTVQPEDRKWNKTWYEPFDQLDQVSLGLRFTNDLPVHAMIPPGHWDLFKMAVELAQAGALTPLNDAEREIVAAIAQDGEPIFEKKA
- a CDS encoding YaiI/YqxD family protein, with product MPIYVDADACPVKDEIYRVARRHEAKVFVVSNSLLFTPRDALIELVVVRGGFDAADDWIADRVGVGDVAITSDIPLAERCLKADARVLNPKGYAFTEDAIGEALATRALHDMLRQSGEFGGGPSAFSKVDRSRFLSKLDETLHAIRRGKR
- a CDS encoding DUF2293 domain-containing protein; the protein is MNKTEANEQGMDSQTYQPGPTPDSVRAADGKVVAIPEGWALLPPGDAGLTRRVKAAGDHWIVQEKVGRRTFSRGVWAAAESIERIRAELEAERSTEGYARKREAASRRREQAQAEYVEDFHGAVVAFLGFHADHAGLADRLARAVADHATPVGSGTVARTERIPIERRAEAAVIAWMRHQTTGYDGMTIPRVKGKRREVRRLLARRSQELLQRYRSGEPVVDECPLERALADGVRGGTTEGGTEEATSA